The following proteins come from a genomic window of Dreissena polymorpha isolate Duluth1 chromosome 1, UMN_Dpol_1.0, whole genome shotgun sequence:
- the LOC127874063 gene encoding uncharacterized protein LOC127874063, giving the protein MLKTVQTPFSHKYYKSLETFSTPPMNISHKNYKSLKKFSTPPMNISHKYYKSLKKFSMPPMNISHKYYKSFKKFSTPPMNISHKYYKSLKKFSMPPMNISHKYYKSLKKFSTPPMNISHKYYKSLKKFSTPPMKISHKYYKSLKKFSTPPMNISQYYKSLKKFSMPPMTISHKYYMSVKKFCTPPMNISHKILQVAQEIQHATYENLPQIPQVVQEIQHATYEHLPQILQVVQEFQHATYEHLTNTTSHSRNSARHL; this is encoded by the exons atgttgaaaacagTCCAAACCCCCTtctcgcacaaatactacaagtcgctcgagacattcagcacgccacctatgaacatctcgcacaaaaactacaagtcgctcaagaaattcagcacgccacctatgaacatctcgcacaaatactacaagtcgctcaagaaattcagcatgccacctatgaacatctcccacaaatactacaagtcgttcaagaaattcagcacgccacctatgaacatctcccacaaatactataagtcgctcaagaaattcagcatgccacctatgaacatctcccacaaatactataagtcgctcaagaaattcagcacgccac ctatgaacatctcgcacaaatactacaagtcgctcaagaaattcagcacgccacctatgaaaatctcccacaaatactacaagtcgctcaagaaattcagcacgccacctatgaacatctcccaatactacaagtcgctcaagaaattcagcatgcCACCTATGACcatctcgcacaaatactacaTGTCGGTCAAGAAATTctgcacgccacctatgaacatctcgcacaaaatactacaagtcgctcaagaaattcagcacgccacctatgaaaaTCTCCCACAAATACCACAAGtcgttcaagaaattcagcacgccacgtatgaacatctcccacaaatactacaagtcgttcaagaatttcagcacgccacctatgaacatctcacaaatactacaagtcactcaagaaattcagcacgccacctatga